In one Niallia taxi genomic region, the following are encoded:
- a CDS encoding cache domain-containing sensor histidine kinase: MKKTWSKLVATYQNSKLNVKLFIRITLLMIVTLALVLIGLQYAFSLYDEQIYAKSSQVLMMSSNSIEEQLERVEEASFNIAVDPQIQSALQELQGNVTHYDIYRLEQKLEEELASYVSSEKYIHSIYIYDSSGREFLAGSSSKPLGEKEKRLALYQADQYEGKNYWLEMDGVNEFLTSVRLLRSYENLNFEKLGKLVIRVNLDKIVTGLPLSQGEAGGNIIISNSNQVFYSQKERAGLTEYYFQSKKGQGYGIEKINGERYFVNHIATNFEDWTYWNVIPFNAMFSKITVVKYSMILIFSLLFILLISIGFEFLKRITNPIEGLATTMQQVQKGDFMAVQALKVDEMPVDEVGTLYRNFKTMVQRIDELIKENFSKQLLVKETEFKALQAQINPHFLYNTLESVNWLAKTNKQQQISSMVEALGHLMRNSINFNEDIITVEKELEIVQSYLTIQHYRFGDRLEFQMDIPASVMCVSIPKLTLQPLLENSFQHAVEPSLEMSIIKLEAVVVDNNLHIRVEDNGPGIDPNTLQYIKKGIIKPKGTGIGLNNIDTRIKLGFGEQYGLQIENLDEKGTAVTVILPITKGC; encoded by the coding sequence ATGAAAAAAACTTGGTCCAAATTAGTAGCAACCTATCAAAATTCCAAGCTTAATGTTAAGCTCTTTATCCGCATCACGCTGTTGATGATTGTCACCCTTGCACTTGTATTAATAGGTTTGCAATATGCCTTTTCTCTTTATGATGAACAAATATATGCTAAATCGTCGCAGGTGTTAATGATGTCGTCTAACAGCATTGAAGAACAGCTCGAACGAGTAGAAGAGGCGAGCTTTAATATTGCGGTAGATCCGCAAATACAATCTGCTCTGCAAGAGCTGCAAGGCAATGTAACACACTATGATATATACCGGTTAGAACAAAAGTTAGAGGAAGAATTGGCCAGTTATGTCAGTTCAGAGAAATATATTCACTCTATCTATATATACGATTCGAGCGGCCGCGAGTTTCTGGCAGGCTCCAGCTCCAAACCGCTTGGTGAAAAGGAAAAGCGTCTGGCCCTATATCAAGCAGATCAATATGAAGGCAAAAATTATTGGTTGGAAATGGACGGTGTAAATGAATTTTTAACATCTGTTCGTCTTCTTCGCTCCTATGAGAACTTAAATTTCGAAAAATTAGGTAAATTAGTGATTCGGGTTAACCTAGATAAAATTGTCACAGGCCTTCCTTTATCACAAGGAGAAGCAGGAGGCAATATTATCATCTCCAATAGTAATCAAGTCTTTTATTCACAAAAAGAAAGGGCTGGTTTAACAGAATATTATTTTCAGTCTAAAAAAGGGCAAGGCTATGGCATCGAAAAAATAAATGGAGAAAGATATTTTGTTAATCATATTGCCACTAATTTTGAAGACTGGACCTATTGGAACGTCATTCCCTTTAACGCTATGTTTTCAAAAATAACAGTAGTCAAATATTCGATGATTCTTATTTTCAGCTTGTTATTTATTTTGTTAATTTCGATTGGATTCGAGTTTTTAAAAAGAATTACTAACCCAATTGAGGGGCTTGCGACGACGATGCAGCAGGTACAAAAAGGCGACTTTATGGCAGTGCAAGCACTTAAAGTAGATGAAATGCCTGTTGATGAGGTAGGAACCCTTTATCGGAACTTTAAAACGATGGTTCAGCGCATAGATGAACTGATAAAGGAAAATTTCTCAAAGCAATTACTAGTAAAGGAAACAGAGTTCAAGGCATTACAAGCACAAATCAATCCGCATTTTCTTTATAATACTTTGGAATCGGTCAACTGGCTTGCCAAAACCAACAAGCAGCAGCAAATTTCCAGTATGGTCGAGGCACTTGGACATCTAATGCGTAATTCCATTAACTTCAATGAAGATATCATAACAGTGGAAAAGGAGCTGGAAATCGTCCAAAGCTATTTGACTATTCAACATTATCGTTTTGGAGATCGCCTCGAATTCCAGATGGATATTCCAGCATCTGTAATGTGTGTTTCTATCCCGAAATTAACTCTCCAGCCGCTTCTGGAGAATTCCTTTCAACACGCAGTAGAGCCTTCGCTGGAAATGTCGATTATAAAGCTTGAAGCAGTTGTTGTAGATAACAATCTGCACATCCGCGTTGAGGATAATGGCCCAGGGATTGATCCTAATACACTTCAATACATAAAAAAAGGCATTATTAAACCGAAAGGCACAGGAATTGGTCTAAATAATATTGATACACGCATTAAATTAGGATTCGGTGAACAGTATGGTCTACAAATAGAGAATCTTGATGAGAAAGGGACAGCTGTAACAGTCATTTTACCTATTACAAAGGGGTGTTAG
- a CDS encoding YesL family protein: MYHFVANGIYRFCEWVTRLAYLNLLWGVFTLCGLVVFGIGPSTVAMYSVSRQWLLGNTDIRIFSSFFAAFKQEFRKANLLGFILLGLAAIFYVDFKIIESMNEETSIMAIILLSLLLVFTVLLLFVFPVYVHYDIPLVSTFKYAFLIGFTKPFHTLGLVAGGMGAIFVSLLHVTVIIFFSGSLFAVITTAFALKAFQSISSQTGNQEARQ, from the coding sequence ATGTATCATTTTGTCGCGAATGGGATTTACCGTTTTTGTGAATGGGTAACAAGGCTTGCATATCTTAATCTGCTATGGGGAGTGTTTACACTTTGTGGTTTGGTTGTATTTGGGATAGGACCTTCTACTGTTGCTATGTACAGTGTTTCGAGACAATGGCTGCTTGGTAACACAGATATCCGCATTTTCTCCAGCTTTTTTGCCGCTTTTAAACAGGAATTTCGGAAAGCAAATTTGCTTGGATTTATCCTGCTTGGGTTAGCGGCTATTTTTTATGTTGACTTCAAAATCATTGAATCTATGAACGAAGAAACGTCCATAATGGCCATTATTTTATTAAGCTTGCTGCTTGTGTTCACTGTACTGCTATTGTTTGTATTTCCCGTGTACGTACACTATGATATTCCATTGGTCAGCACCTTTAAATATGCTTTTCTTATCGGCTTTACAAAGCCATTTCATACACTTGGCTTAGTGGCGGGCGGTATGGGGGCCATTTTTGTCAGCTTGCTTCATGTTACCGTCATTATTTTCTTTAGCGGCAGTTTGTTTGCAGTAATAACGACCGCATTTGCTCTTAAAGCATTCCAAAGCATCAGCAGCCAAACAGGCAACCAAGAGGCCCGCCAATAA